A DNA window from Mucilaginibacter xinganensis contains the following coding sequences:
- a CDS encoding glucosamine inositolphosphorylceramide transferase family protein → MNPSSPLIKAFYKLFAHDKWNIGYLYQTPESLIQSKKLNGPINWFKEDKADYSADPFAVKIKGNTYLYYEELNFWKGKGEIMMLDCLNFKNKKRVSGIMKQQVHLSYPHIIKENNDLYCIPETSAAQQIALYKVDKEAPTIFKKIKVVLKGSEFVDSSIIKYGGKYWLFTSISKKPDHLYIFSADSLLGMFKPHSLNPIKVEPCLSRSAGGLFIVDNRLYMPSQNHQKCYGGSIIINEITLLNQTEFKYTSAFEILPQLPYGEGLHTINFSEGLLLVDGKRKVFSSLAPVKKLVKKLRLAYNL, encoded by the coding sequence ATGAATCCTTCCAGCCCATTAATTAAAGCATTTTATAAATTATTTGCTCACGACAAATGGAACATCGGTTATCTTTATCAAACTCCCGAAAGCCTTATCCAAAGTAAAAAACTTAACGGACCTATAAATTGGTTTAAGGAAGACAAAGCTGATTATTCGGCCGACCCGTTTGCCGTAAAAATAAAAGGAAATACATATTTATACTACGAAGAGCTTAATTTTTGGAAAGGGAAAGGCGAGATAATGATGCTCGACTGCCTTAATTTCAAAAACAAGAAGAGAGTTTCGGGCATAATGAAACAGCAAGTTCACCTCTCTTACCCCCATATTATTAAAGAAAATAATGATCTATACTGCATCCCGGAAACGTCGGCTGCGCAACAGATAGCGCTTTATAAAGTGGATAAAGAAGCTCCAACTATTTTTAAAAAAATAAAAGTAGTATTAAAAGGAAGTGAGTTTGTAGATAGTTCGATAATTAAATATGGGGGGAAATATTGGTTATTTACAAGCATTTCAAAAAAGCCAGATCATCTCTACATTTTCTCTGCCGACTCATTACTGGGCATGTTTAAACCCCACTCGCTTAACCCAATTAAAGTTGAACCATGTTTAAGCAGGTCAGCAGGTGGTTTATTTATTGTGGATAACAGGCTTTATATGCCCAGCCAAAACCATCAAAAATGCTATGGTGGATCTATTATAATAAATGAAATTACGCTGCTTAATCAAACGGAGTTTAAATATACCAGCGCTTTTGAAATATTGCCTCAACTACCATACGGCGAAGGTTTACACACTATAAATTTCAGCGAAGGTTTACTGCTGGTTGATGGTAAACGTAAAGTATTCAGCTCGCTAGCTCCGGTTAAAAAGCTTGTTAAAAAACTCAGACTAGCATATAACCTTTAA